One stretch of Ipomoea triloba cultivar NCNSP0323 chromosome 8, ASM357664v1 DNA includes these proteins:
- the LOC116027948 gene encoding UDP-arabinose 4-epimerase 1-like, which produces MMNLPRTRAQPRPNRPMSLGGMDYVEPKKRSNFLGKILMAAVLTALCVLMLKQSPNFNTSSPFAHHEPGVTHVLVTGGAGYIGSHAALRLLKDSYRVTIVDNLSRGNLGAIKVLQELFPEPGRLQFIFADLGDAKKVQKIFSENAFDAVMHFAAVAYVGESTLDPLKYYHNITSNTLVILEAIAAHGVPTLIYSSTCATYGEPETMPITEETPQLPINPYGKAKKMAEDIILDFHKNSNMAVMILRYFNVIGSDPEGRLGEAPRPELREHGRISGACFDAARGIIPGLKVRGTDYKTGDGTCIRDYIDVTDLVDAHVKALEKASPGNVGIYNVGTGIGKSVKEFVEACKKATGVPIKVDYLPRRPGDYAEVYSDPTKIRRELNWTAKHTDLQESLQVAWSWQKSHLNGYGSPLAMAV; this is translated from the exons ATGATGAACTTGCCCAGAACTAGAGCACAGCCAAGGCCTAATAGGCCTATGTCTTTAGGAG GTATGGATTATGTTGAACCCAAGAAACGGAGCAACTTTTTGGGGAAAATTCTTATGGCTGCTGTCCTTACAGCTCTATGTGTCCTTATGCTCAAGCAATCCCCTAATTTCAACACCTCGAGCCCT TTTGCCCATCACGAACCAGGTGTTACTCATGTCTTAGTTACTGGAGGCGCTGGGTATATTGGTTCCCATGCTGCATTACGACTTCTTAAGGACTCATACCGTGTGACTATAGTG GACAACCTCTCGAGGGGAAACCTAGGTGCTATAAAGGTCCTGCAAGAACTATTTCCAGAGCCCGGGAGGCTTCAGTTTATATTCGCTGACCTTGGGGATGCCAAAAAG GTTCAGAAGATATTTTCCGAGAATGCTTTTGATGCCGTGATGCATTTTGCAGCTGTAGCATATGTTGGAGAGAGCACCCTCGATCCTCTAAA GTATTACCACAATATCACATCAAATACGCTTGTTATATTAGAGGCTATAGCAGCACATGGAGTGCCTACTTTGATTTATTCGAGTACATGTGCAACATATGGAGAACCAGAAACTATGCCCATTACTGAAGAAACTCCACAG CTTCCAATCAATCCATATGGAAAAGCCAAGAAGATGGCTGAGGATATCATTCTTGATTTTCATAAAAACTCAAATATGGCTGTCATGATTTTGAG aTACTTCAATGTGATTGGATCAGACCCAGAGGGAAGATTGGGAGAAGCTCCACGTCCAGAGCTTCGTGAACATGGGCGGATATCGGGTGCTTGTTTTGATGCTGCTCGTGGTATCATCCCTGGGCTAAAG GTTAGGGGAACAGACTATAAGACAGGCGATGGGACGTGCATAAGGGATTACATTGATGTTACCGATCTTGTCGATGCTCATGTGAAAGCTCTGGAGAAAGCAAGCCCCGGGAACGTTGGAATCTACAATGTAGGCACGGGAATAGGCAAATCAGTAAAGGAGTTCGTGGAGGCGTGCAAGAAAGCAACGGGGGTACCCATTAAAGTGGACTACCTTCCCCGTCGACCAGGCGATTACGCAGAAGTGTACAGCGACCCAACCAAGATCAGGCGCGAGCTAAACTGGACCGCAAAACACACCGATCTTCAAGAGAGCCTGCAGGTCGCGTGGAGTTGGCAGAAGTCGCATCTTAACGGCTATGGTTCGCCTTTGGCGATGGCTGTGTAA
- the LOC116026772 gene encoding mediator of RNA polymerase II transcription subunit 9, which produces MDPYGSGSWTMIPNIQTNSNPSTPSNQDHLFLQQQQQQQQQFNQQQQQQLYQQQQQQFQQQQMQSPPQPTPPPPPPQQHQSLASHFHLIQLVENLADAVENGTRDQHSDALVNELKNQFEKCQQLLNSISASISSKSMTVEGQRQKLTEAEQLSNQRRELISKYKTSVEELINSEL; this is translated from the exons ATGGATCCCTATGGAAGCGGAAGCTGGACGATGATCCCTAACATCCAGACTAACAGCAACCCTTCTACCCCCTCCAATCAGGACCATCTCTTTCTccaacagcagcagcaacaacaacaacagttcaatcaacaacaacaacaacagctatatcagcagcagcagcagcaattTCAGCAACAGCAGATGCAATCGCCGCCGCAGCCCACgccgccgcctccgccgccgcAGCAGCATCAGTCACTCGCCTCTCACTTTCATCTCATACAG CTGGTGGAGAATTTAGCGGATGCTGTCGAAAACGGGACTCGTGATCAGCATTCCGATGCACTG GTTAATGAATTGAAAAACCAATTCGAAAAGTGCCAGCAGCTGCTCAACTCAATTTCAGCCTCAATTAGCTCTAAATCCATG ACAGTTGAGGGACAGAGGCAGAAACTGACTGAAGCTGAACAATTATCAAATCAACGAAG GGAGCTTATCTCCAAGTACAAAACCTCAGTTGAAGAGCTTATCAATTCTGAACTATGA
- the LOC116027641 gene encoding probable aspartyl protease At4g16563 encodes MNSNSHTTNHYYFLLLLACAAALFLSEQSHAQQPNPHSMILGLTRVTSDLSTPKSAAITRVKKSSESLDVMEPLREVRDGYLISLNLGTPPQIFQVYMDTGSDLTWVPCGNISFDCLDCDDYKNNKILGSFSPSRSSSSYRDSCASSFCVNVHSSDNGFDTCAAAGCPLGALLKGTCLRPCPSFAYTYGDGVVSGTLTRDFLRVHGSSPNSSRDVPKFCFGCVGATYREPIGIAGFGKGPLSIPSQLGFLQKGFSHCFLAFRFANNPNVSSPLVVGDVAISSKDDLQFTPMLNSPAYPNYYYIGLEAITIGGSGAGAGGPGDSTNAAVTVTQVPLSMRNFDSSGNGGMLIDSGTTYTHLPEPLYSQLLSSLQSTIHFPRAKEAEMRTGFDLCYHVPCRSNATAGPGGDDDVSLPSITFHFLNNATLVLPQENHFYAMSAPTNSTQVKCLLFQSMDGAGAGDQYGGPAGIFGSFQQQNVEVVYDLEKERIGFRTTDCALQGLHNN; translated from the coding sequence ATGAATTCAAATTCCCACACCacaaatcattattattttctcctTCTCCTTGCATGTGCGGCGGCATTGTTTCTCTCAGAACAATCTCATGCACAACAACCAAACCCTCATTCAATGATCCTAGGTTTGACTCGTGTAACCTCGGATCTTTCGACCCCAAAATCTGCGGCCATTACTCGTGTTAAGAAGTCTTCTGAGAGTTTAGACGTTATGGAACCGTTGAGAGAGGTAAGAGATGGGTATTTGATATCTTTAAACTTAGGGACACCCCCACAAATTTTTCAAGTATACATGGATACCGGGAGTGATCTTACTTGGGTTCCATGTGGGAACATATCTTTTGATTGTTTAGATTGTGATGACtacaagaataataaaattctagGTAGTTTTTCTCCCTctcgttcttcttcttcttatagaGATTCTTGTGCGAGCTCATTTTGCGTCAATGTCCATAGCTCAGATAATGGTTTTGACACGTGTGCAGCGGCCGGGTGCCCGTTGGGTGCCCTACTTAAGGGCACTTGCTTAAGGCCATGCCCTTCATTTGCTTACACTTATGGTGATGGTGTTGTGAGTGGAACCCTAACTAGGGATTTCCTTAGGGTTCATGGGAGTAGCCCTAATTCCTCTAGGGATGTCCCAAAGTTTTGTTTTGGGTGTGTGGGGGCCACTTATAGAGAGCCAATAGGGATTGCAGGGTTTGGGAAGGGCCCACTTTCAATCCCTTCCCAATTAGGGTTTCTGCAAAAGGGGTTCTCCCATTGTTTCTTGGCTTTTAGGTTTGCTAATAACCCTAATGTTTCAAGCCCTTTGGTTGTGGGAGATGTTGCCATTTCTTCCAAAGATGATCTGCAGTTTACCCCAATGTTGAACTCTCCTGCTTAcccaaattattattacattggCCTAGAGGCCATAACTATTGGCGGCAGTGGTGCTGGTGCTGGTGGTCCCGGTGACAGTACCAATGCCGCTGTCACCGTGACTCAGGTGCCTCTGAGCATGAGAAACTTTGATTCTTCAGGCAACGGCGGCATGCTGATTGATTCCGGGACCACCTACACTCACTTGCCTGAGCCATTATACTCTCAACTCCTCTCTTCCCTTCAATCAACAATCCATTTCCCACGAGCCAAGGAAGCCGAGATGCGCACCGGTTTCGACCTCTGCTACCACGTCCCTTGCCGGAGCAACGCCACCGCGGGTCCCGGCGGCGACGACGACGTCAGTCTCCCGTCAATCACGTTCCATTTCCTGAACAATGCCACCCTGGTCCTGCCCCAGGAGAACCACTTCTACGCCATGAGTGCGCCCACCAACTCCACCCAGGTGAAATGTCTGCTCTTCCAAAGCATGgacggcgccggcgccggcgatcAGTACGGCGGACCCGCCGGAATTTTCGGTAGCTTCCAGCAGCAAAACGTGGAGGTCGTGTATGACTTGGAGAAGGAGAGAATTGGGTTTCGTACTACAGACTGCGCTCTACAAGGACTTCACAACAACTAG
- the LOC116026862 gene encoding TLC domain-containing protein 4-B-like, producing MTVARRTAMAFKTYQNHAETLVKNYVLSDPFIPYTSVLGGMFACKMVYDLSQLISTFYFRSYITLTKIQRTEWNNRAISTIHAIFISIMSLYFVFWSDLFSENYPAGLLTFRNSSMSTFTLGISIGYFIADLGMICWLYPALGGIEYVLHHALSGIAVAYSMFTGEGQLYTFMVLISELTTPEINMRWYLDTAGLKRSSAYVINGVVIFIAWLVARILLFVYMFYHVYVHYDEVMQMHPFGSLLVFVVPAILGVMNLVWFGKIVKGLKKTLAKTQ from the exons ATGACAGTTGCTAGAAGGACTGCCATGGCTTTCAAGACATATCAGAACCATGCTGAGACATTGGTTAAGAACTATGTGCTCTCTGATCCTTTTATTCCATACACTTCTGTACTTGGTGGCATGTTTGCTTGCAAAATG GTCTATGATCTATCTCAATTGATCAGTACATTTTACTTCAGGAGTTACATTACCCTTACAAAAATTCAACGGACTGAATGGAACAACCG TGCCATCTCAACCATCCATGCCATCTTCATTTCGATTATGTCTTTGTACTTTGTCTTCTGGTCCGATCTTTTCTCGGAAAACTATCCAGCTGGCCTTCTGACTTTTCGAAATTCATCAATGTCAACCTTTACATTAGGG ATCTCTATTGGGTACTTTATTGCAGATCTTGGAATGATTTGCTGGCTTTATCCTGCTCTAGGTGGAATAGAGTAT GTTCTTCATCACGCCCTTTCAGGAATTGCTGTAGCATATTCCATGTTTACTGGAGAAGGGCAACTTTATACTTTCATGGTGCTCATATCCGAGTTAACGACTCCAGAGATCAACATGAGATG GTATCTTGACACGGCTGGATTGAAGAGATCGAGTGCATATGTGATCAATGGTGTTGTGATTTTTATTGCTTGGTTG GTTGCCAGAATTCTGTTGTTTGTTTACATGTTCTATCATGTATATGTCCACTATGATGAG GTGATGCAAATGCACCCCTTTGGATCTCTCTTGGTATTTGTAGTGCCCGCAATCCTTGGCGTAATGAACCTGGTGTGGTTTGGGAAGATCGTTAAGGGATTGAAGAAGACGTTGGCAAAGACGCAGTAA